In one window of Temnothorax longispinosus isolate EJ_2023e chromosome 11, Tlon_JGU_v1, whole genome shotgun sequence DNA:
- the Mrpl38 gene encoding large ribosomal subunit protein mL38, whose translation MSVKLLRYLATDLLIPRGQHVRYGHRMRGKAPIYARNLQQRLEELNRKDPTIDFKVNIGYAVPKITRRSITSAWADEITARRNDTELERASRSRKLLVDLQTVRGDWRQTDGISHVHRLAKHYGVFDDLYGDAYFMPTVPLDVSYDLADDKLVRVYTGNVIKPSEASRVPDVTYNAEDGSLWTLIMCTPDGNLTKADNEYCHWFVGNIPGNRLKEGEELVDYLQPIAPYGIGYCRYIFVLYKQERRIDFSEYKRAKPCLNLEERNWSTLDFYRKYQDHLTPAGLAFFQSDWEPSLKEFYYNTLKTRVPIFRYNFPEPFIKKQKWFPLREPFNIYLDKYRDPKQIRKEFLLRKLKKVHPFDGPEPPKKFPLAHYEEKYRPSWLKFEVIKKRRGYGRVNDLEEY comes from the coding sequence ATGTCTGTCAAGCTCTTGCGCTACCTCGCCACCGATCTTCTAATTCCGAGGGGCCAGCATGTTCGTTACGGCCATCGGATGCGAGGGAAAGCGCCGATCTACGCCCGTAACCTGCAGCAGCGTCTCGAGGAACTCAATCGCAAAGACCCGACGATAGATTTCAAGGTGAACATCGGCTACGCGGTGCCGAAAATCACCAGACGTTCAATAACGAGCGCTTGGGCGGACGAGATCACAGCGCGGAGGAACGACACCGAGCTGGAGAGAGCGTCGCGCTCCAGGAAGCTGTTGGTGGATCTGCAGACGGTGAGGGGAGATTGGCGGCAAACCGACGGGATCTCTCACGTGCACAGACTGGCGAAGCACTACGGCGTCTTCGACGACCTGTACGGTGATGCCTACTTCATGCCGACAGTCCCGCTGGACGTGAGCTACGATCTAGCGGACGACAAGCTGGTGAGGGTTTACACTGGTAACGTGATCAAGCCGAGCGAAGCTTCCAGGGTACCCGATGTGACGTACAACGCGGAGGACGGATCGCTGTGGACCCTGATAATGTGCACGCCGGATGGTAATCTGACTAAGGCGGACAACGAGTACTGTCACTGGTTCGTCGGCAACATCCCTGGGAATCGTCTGAAGGAGGGCGAGGAACTGGTGGACTATCTGCAACCGATAGCGCCGTACGGCATCGGGTATTGCAGATATATCTTCGTGCTCTACAAGCAGGAGCGTCGCATAGATTTCTCGGAGTACAAAAGAGCCAAGCCCTGCCTGAATCTGGAGGAGCGTAATTGGAGCACGTTGGATTTTTACAGGAAGTATCAGGATCACTTGACGCCTGCCGGTTTGGCGTTCTTCCAATCGGACTGGGAGCCCTCGCTCAAGGAATTTTACTACAATACGTTAAAAACGAGAGTGCCGATATTCCGATATAATTTCCCTGAACCGTTTATAAAGAAACAGAAGTGGTTCCCCTTGAGGGAACCCTTCAATATTTATCTGGACAAATACCGCGATCCTAAGCAGATAAGAAAGGAGTTTCTATTGAGGAAGCTGAAGAAGGTTCATCCCTTCGACGGGCCGGAGCCGCCGAAGAAATTCCCGTTGGCCCATTACGAAGAGAAGTACAGACCTTCCTGGCTGAAATTCGAGGTGATAAAGAAGAGGCGTGGATACGGTCGCGTCAACGATCTCGAAGAATACTAG